A single window of Fischerella sp. PCC 9605 DNA harbors:
- a CDS encoding Uma2 family endonuclease: protein MVATSTPAEQRTVLHNVSWETFEALLKDTGEERGSRFAYEDGTLEIMTPLFEHENPKIQFDRFILVLAEELGIEIKSGGSTTLKRRIAKRGIEPDNCFYIQNELTVRGRETINLETDPPPDLAIEIDITNSSVNKFRIYSALGVSELWRYDGEVLKFYQLVEGQYIEREFSVAFPIVSVSDIHRFIEQSKTMGEIALLKSFRTWVRETIG, encoded by the coding sequence ATGGTTGCCACGTCAACACCTGCCGAGCAAAGAACGGTACTACATAACGTTAGTTGGGAAACCTTTGAAGCCTTGCTGAAAGATACAGGTGAGGAGAGAGGTTCTCGCTTTGCTTATGAAGATGGCACTTTAGAAATAATGACTCCACTTTTTGAACATGAAAATCCCAAAATTCAGTTTGATCGTTTTATCTTAGTTTTAGCTGAAGAATTAGGGATTGAAATTAAAAGTGGTGGTTCTACAACATTGAAAAGACGCATTGCAAAAAGAGGGATAGAACCTGATAATTGTTTCTATATACAAAATGAGCTAACAGTTAGAGGTAGGGAAACAATAAATTTAGAAACTGACCCTCCACCTGACCTAGCAATTGAAATTGATATTACAAATAGTTCAGTTAATAAATTTAGAATTTATTCAGCGCTAGGTGTCTCAGAACTGTGGCGATATGATGGAGAAGTTCTAAAATTTTATCAGCTGGTAGAGGGGCAATATATAGAGCGTGAATTTAGTGTTGCCTTTCCCATAGTTTCGGTAAGTGATATTCATAGATTTATTGAGCAGAGTAAAACTATGGGGGAGATTGCCTTGCTGAAGTCTTTTCGTACTTGGGTGAGGGAAACGATAGGATAG
- a CDS encoding inositol monophosphatase family protein — MTEFWTTVLEFAQTTTARVGKQLMQDFGQVQALHKADGSLVTRADKWADQQLQDAIASTFPGYGILTEEGDKVFPGTEWCWVIDPLDGTTNFTRGIPIWSISLGLLYQGTPVFGYVYVPPLAEAFHGFWKGSSGLAVPTGAFRNFHPIHTSSEVPSNHHFFNLCSRSTSVMQKNFPCKIRMLGVASYNFLTVATGAVLGGIEATPKVWDIAAAWVIVQAAGGSWISLKSEPFPLLAGVDYSDRSFPTLVVSRPELVSVFMPFLEELKV, encoded by the coding sequence ATGACTGAATTTTGGACTACTGTGTTGGAATTTGCCCAAACTACTACCGCCAGGGTGGGCAAGCAGTTAATGCAAGATTTTGGGCAGGTACAGGCTTTGCATAAAGCTGATGGCAGTTTGGTAACGCGTGCCGATAAATGGGCGGATCAACAACTGCAAGATGCGATCGCTTCTACTTTTCCTGGTTATGGTATTTTGACTGAAGAAGGTGATAAGGTTTTTCCTGGTACGGAATGGTGCTGGGTAATTGACCCCTTGGATGGTACTACCAACTTTACACGCGGCATCCCTATTTGGTCGATTTCACTGGGTTTATTGTATCAAGGCACACCTGTATTTGGTTACGTTTACGTGCCACCGTTGGCAGAAGCTTTTCACGGCTTCTGGAAAGGTTCGTCAGGCTTAGCAGTCCCCACTGGCGCTTTTCGCAATTTTCATCCCATTCATACCAGTAGCGAAGTTCCCAGCAATCATCACTTCTTTAACCTCTGTTCGCGCAGTACCTCAGTGATGCAAAAAAACTTTCCCTGCAAAATCAGGATGTTAGGTGTTGCTAGCTACAACTTCCTCACCGTGGCGACAGGGGCGGTTTTGGGTGGGATTGAGGCGACACCAAAAGTTTGGGACATAGCCGCTGCTTGGGTGATAGTCCAAGCAGCTGGAGGAAGTTGGATATCGCTGAAATCAGAACCGTTTCCTTTATTAGCAGGGGTTGATTATAGCGATCGCTCTTTCCCTACCTTGGTTGTCAGTCGTCCGGAATTGGTATCGGTGTTTATGCCGTTTCTGGAAGAGTTGAAAGTTTGA
- a CDS encoding BCD family MFS transporter has protein sequence METSNLSPDSEPNQSVNSISIPKVKLLTMFRLGLFQMALGIMSILTLGVLNRVMIEELRVPALIAAGTIAMHQFVAPVRVWFGQMSDTKPLLGYHRSGYVWVGAALFAIVSFLAVQVVWQLGLSLQTGNWTTQTSGWVVLLALIFGLYGLAISASSTPFAALLVDVSDEDNRSKLVGVVWSMLMVGIIIGAIISSSLLRQIALDAPLEVVQTQVNRLFLIVPAIAFGLCLLATVGVEKKYSRYAIRSTAIDREDKITLGMAMRVLTASRQTGIFFTFLLLMTISLFMQDAVLEPYGGEVFSMTIAETTKLNAFFGTGTLVGLSVTGFLIAPRLGKKNTTKLGCIAVAGCFVIIILAGTTANPKFLQWSLILFGFASGVTTTGALSLMLDLTAAETAGTFIGAWGLAQALARALATVSGGAVLNLGKTLLTTPLLAYGLVFATQAIGILLALGLLARVNVTEFQRNAKQAIASILESELD, from the coding sequence ATGGAGACTAGCAATTTATCACCCGATTCTGAACCAAACCAGTCTGTAAATTCCATATCCATCCCCAAAGTAAAACTATTGACAATGTTTCGACTGGGCCTATTTCAAATGGCATTAGGCATCATGTCGATACTCACTCTGGGAGTACTCAATCGAGTCATGATTGAAGAGTTGCGAGTGCCAGCCTTAATTGCTGCTGGGACGATCGCCATGCATCAGTTTGTAGCTCCTGTACGAGTATGGTTTGGGCAGATGTCAGACACCAAACCATTGTTAGGCTATCACCGTAGTGGTTATGTTTGGGTAGGTGCGGCTTTATTTGCGATCGTTTCCTTTCTAGCTGTACAAGTCGTTTGGCAACTTGGTCTAAGTTTACAGACGGGAAATTGGACAACTCAAACCTCAGGTTGGGTGGTACTCCTAGCTCTTATCTTTGGACTCTATGGACTTGCTATTAGTGCCAGTTCTACACCTTTTGCAGCGTTGCTAGTTGATGTTTCTGATGAAGATAACCGCTCAAAATTGGTAGGGGTTGTATGGTCAATGCTGATGGTGGGTATTATTATCGGGGCGATTATCAGCAGCAGCTTGCTTCGGCAAATTGCTTTGGATGCACCTTTAGAGGTAGTGCAAACCCAAGTCAACCGCCTGTTTTTGATTGTCCCAGCCATTGCTTTCGGATTATGCTTGCTAGCAACAGTCGGTGTAGAAAAAAAATATTCTCGCTATGCTATCCGTTCCACTGCAATTGACCGAGAAGATAAGATTACTTTGGGTATGGCGATGCGGGTGCTGACTGCTAGCCGCCAAACAGGGATATTTTTCACATTCCTGCTGCTCATGACGATTAGCTTGTTCATGCAAGATGCAGTTTTAGAACCCTACGGCGGCGAAGTCTTTAGTATGACTATTGCCGAAACTACAAAACTCAATGCTTTCTTTGGCACGGGAACACTGGTTGGCTTGAGTGTGACTGGTTTTTTAATTGCCCCGCGTTTGGGTAAGAAAAATACAACCAAGCTGGGATGTATTGCCGTGGCAGGTTGCTTTGTAATTATTATCCTGGCGGGGACAACAGCTAATCCTAAATTTCTGCAATGGAGTTTAATCCTGTTTGGTTTTGCTTCTGGTGTGACTACAACTGGAGCGCTAAGCTTAATGCTGGATCTGACTGCTGCGGAAACTGCCGGGACATTTATTGGTGCTTGGGGATTGGCGCAGGCTTTGGCAAGGGCACTGGCCACGGTGTCTGGTGGTGCAGTATTGAACTTAGGTAAAACCTTGCTAACAACACCACTATTAGCCTACGGATTGGTATTTGCTACACAAGCTATAGGTATTTTGTTAGCATTGGGGCTTTTAGCTAGAGTGAACGTCACAGAATTTCAGCGTAACGCCAAACAAGCGATCGCATCTATTTTGGAAAGTGAATTAGATTAA
- a CDS encoding aldo/keto reductase translates to MENLTLGQNGAVVTPLCIGTWAWGDRLFWNYGQDYGQQELQAAFHAALEAGVTFFDTAEVYGFGLSEQLLGQFLQQTDQKVQIATKYGPFPWRITTQSVADTLTESLKRLQVQKVTLYQVHWPFTFLMSQETLMNALADEVERGRIEAVGVSNYSAQQMREAHQILARRGVPLAVNQVRYSLLTRQIESNGILDTARELGVTILAYSPLAQGLLTGKYTTDSAKTPTGARKLDSRFSKEGLQEIEPLISLLRELGEKYGRTPAQVALNWLIAQGNVIPIAGAKTAQQVRDNVGALGWRLADDEIAHLEKISRPWLS, encoded by the coding sequence ATGGAAAACCTCACATTAGGGCAAAACGGAGCAGTTGTCACACCCCTGTGTATCGGTACTTGGGCTTGGGGCGATCGCCTGTTTTGGAATTACGGTCAAGACTACGGGCAACAGGAGTTGCAAGCAGCCTTTCATGCAGCCCTAGAAGCTGGTGTAACCTTTTTTGATACTGCTGAAGTTTACGGATTTGGACTTTCTGAACAATTGTTGGGACAATTCCTGCAACAAACCGATCAAAAAGTTCAGATTGCAACTAAATACGGGCCCTTTCCTTGGCGGATAACAACCCAGTCAGTCGCTGATACCCTCACAGAGAGCCTCAAACGCCTGCAAGTCCAGAAAGTCACCTTATATCAGGTGCATTGGCCTTTCACTTTCTTGATGAGTCAAGAAACCTTGATGAATGCCCTAGCAGATGAGGTGGAAAGGGGCAGAATTGAGGCAGTAGGTGTAAGTAACTACTCAGCACAGCAAATGCGGGAAGCACACCAGATATTAGCTCGTCGTGGCGTGCCTCTAGCTGTTAACCAAGTACGCTATTCTTTGCTGACTCGCCAAATTGAAAGCAATGGCATTCTCGACACTGCCCGCGAGTTAGGTGTAACAATTTTAGCTTATAGTCCCCTAGCACAAGGGCTATTAACTGGTAAGTACACCACTGATAGCGCCAAAACCCCTACTGGCGCTAGAAAATTAGACTCACGCTTTAGTAAAGAAGGCTTGCAAGAAATTGAACCACTAATATCTTTACTACGCGAACTAGGGGAAAAATACGGTCGCACGCCTGCCCAAGTTGCTCTGAATTGGTTAATTGCTCAAGGGAATGTGATTCCCATTGCCGGGGCGAAGACAGCCCAACAGGTACGAGATAACGTAGGTGCTTTGGGCTGGAGACTGGCTGATGATGAAATCGCCCACTTAGAAAAAATCAGCCGCCCTTGGTTGAGTTAA
- a CDS encoding DEAD/DEAH box helicase has translation MTLSFQELGISPERIQQLEKIGFTAPTNIQVQAIPQLLGGRDVVGQSQTGTGKTAAFSLPILERLDINQKAVQALVLTPTRELAIQVQNAICEFIGNEGLRVLAIYGGQSIDRQILQLKRGVHMVVGTPGRVIDLLERGSLKLDRVKWFVLDEADEMLSMGFIDDVERILSQAPQERQTALFSATMPPSIRQLVNKFLNDPVTVAVEQPKAAPNKINQVAYLVPRHWSKVKALQPILEMEDPESALIFVRTRRTAAELTNQLQAAGHSVDEYHGDLSQQARERLLNRFRNRQVRWVVATDIAARGLDVDQLSHVINFDLPDSVETYVHRIGRTGRAGKEGTAITLVQPFERRKQQAFERHVRQSWQVLSIPTRAQIEARQLDKLQTQVQEALAGERMASFLSIVSQLSEQYDAHAIAAAALQIAYDQTRPAWLQSEADFPEEDITRPAPKPKLRGGRREGGGENRSRRSSWVPSEAGATEGEKRGTPKPKLRTGQREPSMSPKKLGSHTARESAS, from the coding sequence ATGACCCTTTCTTTTCAAGAATTAGGCATTTCGCCAGAGCGCATTCAGCAATTAGAAAAAATTGGTTTTACCGCACCAACCAATATTCAAGTACAAGCGATTCCCCAACTTTTGGGAGGTCGCGATGTGGTGGGTCAATCCCAAACTGGCACTGGCAAAACAGCAGCCTTTTCTTTGCCAATTTTAGAGCGGCTGGATATCAATCAAAAGGCTGTGCAAGCCTTAGTTTTGACTCCGACTCGCGAGTTAGCAATCCAAGTTCAAAATGCTATCTGTGAATTCATTGGCAACGAAGGATTGCGCGTTTTAGCAATTTATGGCGGTCAATCAATTGACCGCCAAATTTTACAGCTTAAGCGTGGTGTTCACATGGTTGTGGGTACACCAGGACGGGTAATAGACTTACTCGAACGGGGTAGCTTGAAGTTGGATCGGGTGAAGTGGTTTGTTTTGGATGAAGCCGACGAAATGCTGAGTATGGGCTTTATCGATGATGTTGAGAGAATCCTCTCCCAAGCACCACAAGAACGGCAGACAGCATTATTCTCAGCCACAATGCCGCCATCGATCCGGCAGTTGGTGAATAAGTTCTTAAATGACCCAGTTACAGTCGCTGTTGAACAGCCAAAAGCCGCTCCTAATAAAATCAATCAGGTGGCTTACCTGGTACCGCGTCACTGGTCAAAAGTTAAAGCTTTACAGCCCATCTTGGAAATGGAAGATCCAGAGTCAGCTTTAATCTTTGTCCGTACTAGACGCACCGCCGCAGAACTCACCAATCAATTGCAAGCCGCTGGTCATAGTGTTGATGAATACCACGGTGACTTGTCCCAACAAGCGCGGGAGCGTTTGTTAAATCGGTTCCGCAATCGTCAGGTGCGCTGGGTGGTAGCTACTGATATTGCGGCACGAGGTTTGGATGTAGACCAACTTTCTCACGTGATCAACTTCGATTTACCCGATAGCGTGGAAACCTATGTTCACCGCATCGGTCGTACCGGACGCGCTGGTAAAGAAGGTACAGCAATTACTTTGGTGCAGCCATTTGAGCGACGTAAGCAGCAGGCGTTTGAGCGCCACGTACGTCAAAGTTGGCAAGTACTGTCAATTCCCACACGAGCGCAAATTGAAGCGCGACAACTAGACAAATTACAAACTCAGGTGCAGGAAGCTTTGGCAGGCGAACGTATGGCTTCGTTCTTGTCCATTGTTAGCCAACTAAGCGAACAATACGATGCTCATGCGATCGCCGCTGCTGCACTACAAATTGCTTATGACCAAACCCGTCCCGCTTGGTTACAATCTGAAGCAGACTTTCCCGAGGAAGACATCACCCGGCCTGCGCCCAAGCCCAAATTACGGGGTGGTCGTCGCGAAGGTGGTGGCGAGAATCGCTCCCGTCGTTCCTCCTGGGTTCCATCAGAAGCAGGCGCAACTGAAGGAGAAAAACGTGGTACTCCTAAGCCCAAACTGCGGACAGGACAACGAGAGCCTTCTATGTCACCGAAAAAGCTGGGTTCTCATACAGCTAGAGAATCAGCGTCTTAG
- the rimO gene encoding 30S ribosomal protein S12 methylthiotransferase RimO has translation MGDKPTIAISHLGCEKNRIDTEHMLGLLVEAGYGVDTNEELADYVIVNTCSFIEAAREESVRTLVELAEANKRIVITGCMAQHFQEQLLQELPEAVAVVGTGDYHKIVDVIERVEQGERIKQVSVEPTYIADESIPRYRTTTEGVAYLRVAEGCDYRCAFCIIPHLRGNQRSRTIESIVTEAQQLVNQGVQEIILISQITTNYGIDIYGKPKLAELLRALGEVDIPWIRMHYAYPTGLTPDVIAAIAETPNVLPYLDLPLQHSHPEILRAMNRPWQGRVNDAIIERIKEALPKAVLRTTFIVGFPGERDEHFQHLFQFIQRHEFDHVGVFTFSPEEGTPAFDLPNQLPQAVKDERRDVLMELQQPISLKKNQQEIGKVVDVLIEQENPQTGKLIGRSARFAPEVDGQVYVHGEARLGTIVPVAIKEADTYDLYGVVSC, from the coding sequence ATGGGTGACAAACCAACAATTGCAATTTCTCACCTAGGCTGCGAAAAAAATCGAATTGATACAGAACACATGCTGGGGCTGCTAGTAGAAGCAGGCTATGGCGTAGATACTAATGAAGAGTTAGCTGATTACGTTATTGTCAATACTTGTAGTTTTATCGAAGCAGCCCGAGAAGAATCTGTCAGAACTTTGGTAGAACTGGCAGAGGCGAATAAAAGAATCGTCATCACTGGCTGTATGGCGCAGCATTTCCAGGAGCAATTACTCCAAGAATTGCCCGAAGCAGTAGCAGTGGTGGGTACAGGCGATTACCACAAAATTGTAGATGTAATTGAGCGGGTAGAACAGGGTGAGCGAATTAAACAGGTCAGTGTCGAACCAACCTACATAGCAGATGAAAGTATACCCCGCTACCGCACTACAACCGAAGGCGTAGCATACCTGCGCGTTGCAGAAGGATGTGATTATCGCTGTGCATTTTGTATCATTCCGCATCTGCGAGGAAATCAGCGATCGCGTACTATAGAATCTATAGTCACCGAAGCACAGCAGTTAGTAAATCAAGGGGTGCAGGAAATCATTTTGATTTCCCAAATCACCACAAATTACGGTATCGATATTTACGGTAAGCCCAAGTTAGCTGAATTGCTCCGCGCCTTGGGAGAAGTGGATATACCTTGGATTAGGATGCACTACGCCTATCCCACAGGACTCACCCCAGACGTAATTGCGGCAATTGCTGAGACACCCAACGTCTTACCTTATCTAGATTTGCCTTTGCAACATTCCCATCCCGAGATTCTCCGCGCCATGAACCGGCCCTGGCAAGGACGGGTGAACGATGCGATTATCGAGCGCATCAAGGAGGCACTACCAAAAGCGGTACTGCGGACAACCTTTATAGTCGGTTTTCCTGGCGAGCGTGATGAACATTTTCAGCATCTGTTCCAGTTCATCCAACGCCATGAGTTTGATCATGTTGGTGTTTTTACTTTTTCACCAGAAGAAGGAACACCGGCTTTTGATTTGCCCAATCAGTTGCCGCAAGCTGTGAAAGATGAGCGGCGGGACGTATTGATGGAACTCCAACAACCGATTTCTCTTAAGAAAAATCAGCAGGAAATCGGCAAAGTAGTTGATGTACTCATCGAACAAGAAAATCCCCAAACAGGAAAATTAATTGGTCGTTCGGCTAGATTTGCCCCAGAAGTGGATGGCCAAGTTTACGTTCACGGGGAAGCAAGATTGGGAACCATCGTACCAGTAGCCATTAAAGAAGCTGATACGTATGACTTGTATGGAGTAGTTAGTTGTTAG